The segment GCCGCCACCCTGTCTCCGTGAGCCGCAGGGCGTGGTCGGGCTCCCGTTCGTACACCGTGTCATCGACATTGCCCTCGGACTCTCCGTGCCGTACGAGAACGATGCGCCGCGGTCGTGCCATACCCCGACCCTAGATCGCCGGTCCCGGGCCGGCTCAGCCGAGTAGGCGCCCGGAGTCCATCCGGCGTATGTGCCCGGTGAAGCGATGGCGCAGCGCACGGTCGTGCGAGACCACGACGAGTGCTCCCTTCCAGTGCTCCAGGGCCTCCTCCAGCTCCTCCACGAGGCCCAGGGAGAGATGGTTGCCCGGCTCGTCGAGCAGGAGGAGGTCGGCGGGCCGGGCCAGCAGCCGGGCGAGCGCCAGCCGGCGGAGCTGGCCCGCGGAGAGACCACCGACCGGCACGCTCAGGTCGGCGGCCCGGAACAGGCCGTACGACAGGAGCAGTTCTGCCCGCTCGTCCTCGGGGAGGGCGAGCCCGCGCCCGAAGCAGGTGAGCAGTCGCTCCTCCGGGCGTCGCACGGTGACGTCCTGGGCCAGGTACCCGATCCGGCCGGCGCGCCGGACGTCCCCGGTGTCGGGGCTGACGGTCCCCGCCATGATCCGGAGCAGCGTGGACTTCCCCGCGCCGTTGCCTCCGTGGACGAGCAGCCGTTCCCCTGCCCGGACGCTGAGCGTGTCCACGGCGAGGCGGTCCGCGATCCGCACCCCCGTCAGGGCGACGAGCGTTCCCTCGGCACCGCCCGCCAGGGGCCGGGCGGTGAAGGAGAGGGGCGGGGGCGGCTGGGGCACGGGCTCCTCGCGGAGTCGTCTCAGTCTCTCCCTGGCGTTGCGGACCCGCCCCGAGACGGAGGCCTGGACGCGGCCCGCAGCCCGGTCGAACGCCATTTTGTTGTTGTCCTTCATCTCCCTCCCGGGTGCGACACCGCGAGCCGTGGTCGAGGCGTATGCCTCCAGCCGTGCCGTCTCCTCGCACCAATCCGCGTACGCCTCCTCCCAGCGTCGCCGTGCGGCCACCCGTGCCGCGCGATAGCCGGCGTATCCGTCGCCGTACCGCACGAGCGCACGGCGGTCGGCGTCCACCTCGACGATCGCGGTGGCGACCCGCTCCAGGAAGGTCCGGTCGTG is part of the Streptomyces sp. NBC_00250 genome and harbors:
- a CDS encoding ABC-F family ATP-binding cassette domain-containing protein; this encodes MPTQISLHDVVVSRGERLLLDQVSLSVRPGERIGIVGENGAGKSTLLRLLAGAEQPDEGRVVTVADGGLRMLAQTPELPPAATVGDAIEAALAELRAMERRLRALEAGLDAADGAELDAYGELLTAYELRGGYEADARVDKALHGLGLGGTGRERILGSLSGGELARLGIACAVAAGPEVLLLDEPTNHLDAQALDWLESALLAHRGTVVAVSHDRTFLERVATAIVEVDADRRALVRYGDGYAGYRAARVAARRRWEEAYADWCEETARLEAYASTTARGVAPGREMKDNNKMAFDRAAGRVQASVSGRVRNARERLRRLREEPVPQPPPPLSFTARPLAGGAEGTLVALTGVRIADRLAVDTLSVRAGERLLVHGGNGAGKSTLLRIMAGTVSPDTGDVRRAGRIGYLAQDVTVRRPEERLLTCFGRGLALPEDERAELLLSYGLFRAADLSVPVGGLSAGQLRRLALARLLARPADLLLLDEPGNHLSLGLVEELEEALEHWKGALVVVSHDRALRHRFTGHIRRMDSGRLLG